The Desmodus rotundus isolate HL8 chromosome 3, HLdesRot8A.1, whole genome shotgun sequence genome includes a region encoding these proteins:
- the KERA gene encoding keratocan, translated as MATTVCLIIWVVFITGSVWTRTVRQVYEVHDPEDWNEQDFDCPRECFCPPSFPTALYCENRGLKEIPAIPSRIWYLYLENNLIETIPEKPFENATQLRWINLNKNKITNYGIEKGALSQLKKLLFLFLEDNELEEVPSPLPRSLEQLQLARNKVSRIPQGTFSNLENLTLLDLQHNKLLDNAFQRDTFKGLKNLIQLNMAKNSLRNMPPRLPANTMQLFLDNNSIEGIPENYFNVIPKVAFLRLNHNKLSDAGLPSSGFDVSSILDLQLSHNRLTKVPRINAHLQHLHLDHNKIKNVNVSVICPTPATLPADQDSFSYGPHLSYLRLDGNEIKSPIPMDLMTCFRLLQTIII; from the exons ATGGCAACCACAGTCTGTCTCATCATCTGGGTGGTATTCATAACAGGCTCAGTGTGGACTCGGACTGTGAGACAGGTCTATGAGGTCCATGATCCAGAAGATTGGAATGAGCAAGACTTTGATTGTCCCAGGGAATGTTTCTGTCCCCCCAGTTTCCCTACTGCTTTATATTGTGAAAATCGTGGTCTCAAAGAAATCCCTGCTATTCCTTCAAGGATCTGGTATCTTTATCTTGAAAACAATCTCATAGAAACAATTCCCGAGAAGCCATTTGAAAATGCTACCCAGCTGAGATGGATTAATCTCAACAAGAACAAAATAACCAACTATGGAATTGAAAAAGGAGCCCTGAGCCAGCTAAAGAAGctgcttttcttatttctggAAGATAATGAGCTAGAGGAGGTACCTTCTCCATTGCCAAGAAGTTTAGAACAATTACAATTAGCCAGAAACAAGGTGTCCAGAATTCCTCAAGGGACCTTCAGCAACCTGGAGAACCTGACCCTTCTTGACCTGCAACACAATAAACTGTTAGACAATGCCTTTCAAAGAGACACCTTTAAGGGACTTAAGAACCTCATACAGTTAAATATGGCCAAGAATTCCCTGAGGAATATGCCACCAAGATTACCAGCCAACACAATGCAACTGTTTTTAGACAACAATTCCATCGAGGGAAtaccagaaaattattttaatgtgattCCTAAAGTGGCCTTCCTGAGACTGAACCACAACAAGTTATCAGATGCAGGTCTCCCTTCCAGTGGTTTTGATGTGTCATCCATTCTAGATCTTCAACTGTCTCACAATCGGCTCACGAAGGTCCCCCGAATCAACGCCCATCTGCAGCACCTTCACCTGGATCATAACAAAATCAAGA ATGTGAACGTTTCTGTAATATGTCCTACCCCTGCCACACTTCCTGCAGACCAAGATTCCTTCAGTTACGGGCCTCACCTGAGCTACCTTCGGCTGGATGGAAATGAAATCAAATCCCCAATCCCAATGGATTTAATGACCTGCTTCAGGCTCCTTCAGACTATCattatttaa